From the Glutamicibacter halophytocola genome, the window AGGTTATCCCGCACTGTTCCGGAGAAGACGTGCGCATCTTGTGAGATGAGTGCTACGTTCTCTCGAAGGCTCGTCATCTCGTACGAGATGAGCTGCTTGCCATCTAACACGGCCACGCCACCTGTAGGTTCGATGATGCCGGACAAGATCCGTGCCACCGTGGATTTCCCCGCGCCGGTGGTGCCTACTAAAGCCACGCATTGCCCATCTGCCAAGAACAAGTCAAGCCCGCTGAGCACCGCGGCTCCCGACTCAAAATGGTGGCTGACTCCGCGAAGAACTAGCCCCCTGGAGGACGAGAGCTCGCTGGGAACCGACAAGGTTCTTCTGGGCTTGCGACGCTTGGCCAAGAGAACGCCTGTTACGCGACGAAGTGCGATGCCCGCCTCTTGAACCATGTCAAAGAGCGTTACTACCTCGGAAATCGGATCGAACAGCCGATGGTAGAGCAGGGCTGCAGTGGTGACCGCGCCCACCGAGGTTGCATCGGCCCGCACGAGGAAGAACCCAGCAGTCAGCAAAGCTGCCATCGTGATAAATTCTGCCCGGTTATTGCGCGCGAAGTATCGGGTGAGCATGCGGAATACTCGGTCTGCCACACTGCGCGAATCGAAGCTTGCCCTTTCCAGCGCATCAACCTGTGCATGCGCCCAACCTTGAGAGTGCAGCATCACTCGTCCGTGGAATGCATTGAGGAAAGTGTTGGTGCGACGGGCCATGATTTCCCGTTCTTCTCGGTATAGCGGCGCGCTTCTCGGGAGGTACCAGCGCAAGGACAGCCAGTACATCGGAATGGCGATCATTCCGGAAAGCCCTAATACCCAATGAAGAGTGAAAAGCCCCGGCACCGAGAGCACCAGCAGGGTAATTGCAGACAAGAAGGCCGGTAAGAGCCACGCTACCGCTTGGGAAATCAACCGAGAATCATCTGACACGCGCGAGACAAGCTCGCCGTCACCGGCACGCTCCAGGATCCCTGATTCCAGATTCAGTGCATGGTCCACGGCGTCTTCGCGCAGGGTTGCTACCGCAGGCTCGGCGATCTTCGCGTAGAGCACTCGGGCATACCACGCCAGCGCCGCACCGCATGCCAATGAGGCTGCTATGGCGAGCAGGCATCTGGCCACCGTGGGGTAGGGATCGTTGGATCCCAGCGCATCAACAAGAATGCCGATGGCGAAGGACGGCAGCATGGCCGCTGCCGAGGAGGCCAAGGTGATCAGCGATGCCCATATGATCTGCCACTTCTGCGGGCGAAGAGTGCGGCCCAAAGTCCGCCAAGCGGTAGCAGTACTGGCGGTGGGCAGTGCCGGCTGTGACAGATCAGTGTTCTCAGGCCTTGGGCTCATCGGCTGACCACCTTGTCGTAGTTTGGTTTCGCACGGAGATCCAGGTGCGTGGAGCGGGTGATCGACCCGTCGCAGTCAAGGAAAACTACCTCATCGGCCGTGGCCAGCAAGGTCGGAGAGGTGCTCAGGATGAGCAGGGTTCCAGCACTTGTCCCGGTCGCTTGGGCATGTTCCCTCCAGCGGAGTATTCCTTGGGCGATGTTCGCTTCGGTCACCGAGTCCACTGCGCTGGTGGGTTCTTGCAGCACCCTGACCAGAGGACCACCCGCCAGAGCACGGGCAAGGGCAACCCGTTGTCGTTGCCCTCCGGAAAGGTTGAAGCCACGTCCCTCTACCAGATGCTCAATGCCCTCGGGATAGTTTTCCAGTAGTTCGTCAACGCCGCTGGCACTAAGCAGCAGCTGCAGCGTCCGCGGGTCCGGAAGCGGCGCTGCGCCAAGAATATTTTCCCTGATGCTGCCTTCAATCAAATGCGACTGATGCGGGGCGAGGCGCAACAGGAGTGGAAGGTAGGCCGGATCGATCAGTGAAATGTCGATCCCGTCGAGCAGTAGGCGAGGACCCGGTGCGGACGAAGATTGAGTCATTTTCGGCTCGCAGGAGCCGAGGCTGAAGATCGTGGCAAGCTGTGCGCGCAGGGAATCTTCTGCGCAAACCAGCACTGTGAAGCCACCCGGCATAAAGGTGAGTGGACTTTCCGCTATTGCGGGCCATTCGATGGACAGGGTGGAATCTGAACGAGGCACCGGGCGTTGTTTCCCCGATGGATTCGCACCGTCTGCCAGCAACGCTGCAACACGTTCGGCTGCGGCCAACGATCGGGTGCGGGCCTCGACTGTGGAGACCAAGGTGCCCAGGGGAGTGGACAGGAACTGTGCGACGCCCATGACGCCCAGCAATGCTCCGATGCTCATGGAGCCCGCGGCCACCTGCCAGGAACCCAGGCCTGCGGCGGCAAGCAAAACCGTCCCGGAAACCAGAACCTGAGCAGCATCGATGCGTCCGGACGCGGATGCTGAAACAATGCCAGCGGTGGCGGCGCGTTGGCTGGCATCACGGTAGCGAGCGGCAGCCTGGTCGTGCCCGCCGATTCCGCGCAGCACTTGCACCCCGGCCATGAGATCGGCGGCAGCGGCCCCTGACGCAGCGATATCGGATTGAAGATTATCGCTGGCCTTGCTCAGCCGTGGAGTGAGCCAGCGAAGTGCCGCCATGCCCAAGGGGGTGATGATCAGGACCGACAGGCCCACCCACAGGTTGGCCCAGATCAGGTACACGGCGCAGACTAGTAGGCCGCCCAGTGCGCTGAAGCCCAGTGAGGCTTGGCGAATGACTGAGGCGCAGACGTCGGTATCTACCGAGGTGATGGTGGCGATTTCTCCTGGCATGCGGGCGGTTCGTGGCCGATACCCCGGGGATAGGACATGTTCGGCAATCCGTGTGCGCAGGAGGTAGACCTGCCGGTTCATTCCTGAATTTCCTAGTCGGGCGCCAAATCGGTAGCCGAAGGAGAGCATGGCGAAACACAGTCCCAAGGCGATGAGCCAGAGGATTAGGTGGATCAGTGCACCACCGGCTATCGCATGATCGATGGTTGCGCCGATCAATGCAGGGACGAGGGCTTCGCCAGCGGTCCAACAGGAAAGGAGGGCAACCGCAGCGATGATTCGGGTGCGTTCCGCGATCAGCAGGGAACGCAACAGCAGGGGCCCGTCTGGGCGAGATGAGGACATGCAATTCATAATATGTTATAAATATGATTCGTAACTAACATAGGTTAGCCTATGTTAAGTTCATCCAGCTGTGCGGCCTACTGGCCCCGCGCTCACTCACCCCTCCATTCCTAAGGATCACTCGCATGCCCCGGATTACCCCGCGAGCCTTCATGGCGCCTGCTGCGCTATTGGCGCTCGCTTCCCTTTCACTCACCGGTTGCGGACAAACTTCGGGCCAAGCCGCCGAAGACGCCTCGCCATCAGCGGATCAAGCGCCACTGAAGACGGTGGACCCGCAGGGCCATGAGGTGAGCTTGGACAACCAGCCGGCCGCCGCATTGGGCTTCTACACCACCGACGTTGATATCTTGGCCACTCTTGGGATACCGCTGGCCGCGGAGCAGCCAATCCGCGGCGATTCCGGGTTTACGACGTTCCCCGACTACTTTCCGCAGGAAGCACTCAGTGGGGTGACCCCCTTTGCCAACTACCCGGAATTCAACTACGAGCGGGTATTGGGTGCAGGGCCTGATTTCATCCTCAATGGGCTGGGCTACGACGCCGAAGTCCACGAAAAGCTCGCAGCGATCGCGCCGACCTATACGACTAACGCCTTTGATGGTGAAAGCTGGCAGTCGCACTTCGAGCGGACTGCCAAGGACTTGGGCCGCCAAGAACAGTACGACCAATGGTTGAACGCCTATGAAGAACACGGCGCAGAAGCCAAGAAGTCCATAGACGCGGCGGGCAATGGGGATCTG encodes:
- a CDS encoding ABC transporter ATP-binding protein, coding for MSPRPENTDLSQPALPTASTATAWRTLGRTLRPQKWQIIWASLITLASSAAAMLPSFAIGILVDALGSNDPYPTVARCLLAIAASLACGAALAWYARVLYAKIAEPAVATLREDAVDHALNLESGILERAGDGELVSRVSDDSRLISQAVAWLLPAFLSAITLLVLSVPGLFTLHWVLGLSGMIAIPMYWLSLRWYLPRSAPLYREEREIMARRTNTFLNAFHGRVMLHSQGWAHAQVDALERASFDSRSVADRVFRMLTRYFARNNRAEFITMAALLTAGFFLVRADATSVGAVTTAALLYHRLFDPISEVVTLFDMVQEAGIALRRVTGVLLAKRRKPRRTLSVPSELSSSRGLVLRGVSHHFESGAAVLSGLDLFLADGQCVALVGTTGAGKSTVARILSGIIEPTGGVAVLDGKQLISYEMTSLRENVALISQDAHVFSGTVRDNLTLGAPAPCSEVQLQEAIGTCHAQWINDLPQGLDSMLGSNGHQLTSHQQQHLALVRIAVLNPRIVIMDEATAEAGSRNSRELDKAANALTKDRTTLIIAHRLSQARSADRIIVMDHGEIIEDGTHWQLLAANGKYAKLWRAWEG
- a CDS encoding ABC transporter transmembrane domain-containing protein; protein product: MSSSRPDGPLLLRSLLIAERTRIIAAVALLSCWTAGEALVPALIGATIDHAIAGGALIHLILWLIALGLCFAMLSFGYRFGARLGNSGMNRQVYLLRTRIAEHVLSPGYRPRTARMPGEIATITSVDTDVCASVIRQASLGFSALGGLLVCAVYLIWANLWVGLSVLIITPLGMAALRWLTPRLSKASDNLQSDIAASGAAAADLMAGVQVLRGIGGHDQAAARYRDASQRAATAGIVSASASGRIDAAQVLVSGTVLLAAAGLGSWQVAAGSMSIGALLGVMGVAQFLSTPLGTLVSTVEARTRSLAAAERVAALLADGANPSGKQRPVPRSDSTLSIEWPAIAESPLTFMPGGFTVLVCAEDSLRAQLATIFSLGSCEPKMTQSSSAPGPRLLLDGIDISLIDPAYLPLLLRLAPHQSHLIEGSIRENILGAAPLPDPRTLQLLLSASGVDELLENYPEGIEHLVEGRGFNLSGGQRQRVALARALAGGPLVRVLQEPTSAVDSVTEANIAQGILRWREHAQATGTSAGTLLILSTSPTLLATADEVVFLDCDGSITRSTHLDLRAKPNYDKVVSR
- a CDS encoding ABC transporter substrate-binding protein, giving the protein MPRITPRAFMAPAALLALASLSLTGCGQTSGQAAEDASPSADQAPLKTVDPQGHEVSLDNQPAAALGFYTTDVDILATLGIPLAAEQPIRGDSGFTTFPDYFPQEALSGVTPFANYPEFNYERVLGAGPDFILNGLGYDAEVHEKLAAIAPTYTTNAFDGESWQSHFERTAKDLGRQEQYDQWLNAYEEHGAEAKKSIDAAGNGDLTVATLGYWDGKVNVDCYSYLECGVFDTIGLKTEKLSKQKGLSLSLEELDQLKNVDAVWMSMGVGDDARAELDKSIAAMEKSPYWKNLPFVKNNRIYTYNMEMTYGSPSGAVAFMDQVRSDLAK